One part of the Parabacteroides distasonis ATCC 8503 genome encodes these proteins:
- a CDS encoding MATE family efflux transporter — MANSKEMTGGAVFPLLFSFTMPLLLGNLLQQTYSLIDAAIVGKFLGINSLAAVGASTSVIFLILGFCNGCCAGFGIPVAQKFGARDYATMRRYVAVGLQLATVMSVVIAAVSGFYCRDILRGMQTPGNIFDGAYDYLFVTFIGIPCTFFYNLLASIMRALGDSKTPFWFLLFSTVLNVFLDLFCILGLGWGVMGAAIATVFSQGLSAILCYLYMLRKFPILRATSSEDRRFHAGLARTLLAMGVPMGLQFSITAIGSIMLQSANNALGTACVAAFTSAARIKMFFICAFESLGIAMATYCGQNYGAGKPERILQGIKVSALMMLTYAAATWMILMLGSRWLALLFVAPSEVEILDYTEQFLHISCWFFPAVGLLCILRYAIQGVGFSNLAMLSGVSEMIARILVSLYAVPAFGFLGVCFGDPLAWVAADLFLIPAFLYVYKKIKKRLDDEKVSVSAV, encoded by the coding sequence ATGGCAAACTCAAAAGAGATGACGGGGGGAGCTGTATTCCCTCTTCTATTCAGTTTCACGATGCCGTTATTGCTAGGGAACTTACTTCAGCAGACTTATTCTCTGATCGATGCCGCTATCGTTGGTAAATTTCTAGGTATTAATTCGCTGGCTGCCGTAGGAGCCAGTACCTCGGTGATTTTCTTGATTCTGGGATTCTGTAACGGATGTTGCGCCGGTTTTGGCATCCCGGTAGCTCAGAAGTTCGGGGCGAGGGATTATGCGACGATGCGCCGTTACGTGGCGGTGGGGTTGCAATTGGCTACGGTGATGTCCGTGGTGATCGCCGCTGTCTCCGGTTTCTATTGCCGGGATATCTTGCGGGGGATGCAGACACCCGGGAATATCTTCGATGGGGCCTATGATTATTTGTTTGTTACTTTTATCGGTATTCCTTGTACATTCTTCTATAATTTGTTGGCAAGTATCATGCGGGCTTTGGGAGATAGCAAGACTCCGTTCTGGTTCTTGCTGTTCTCTACGGTCTTGAATGTTTTCTTGGATTTATTCTGCATCTTGGGGTTAGGATGGGGCGTGATGGGAGCGGCTATCGCTACGGTTTTCTCGCAAGGGCTTTCCGCCATTCTATGTTATTTATATATGCTTCGGAAATTCCCGATCTTACGGGCTACTTCCTCTGAGGACCGAAGGTTCCATGCCGGGCTGGCCCGTACCTTGTTGGCGATGGGGGTTCCGATGGGATTGCAATTCTCTATTACCGCCATTGGCAGTATCATGTTGCAGAGCGCCAATAACGCCTTGGGCACGGCCTGTGTCGCTGCCTTTACTTCCGCCGCCCGTATCAAGATGTTCTTCATTTGCGCTTTTGAGAGTTTGGGTATCGCCATGGCTACGTATTGCGGACAGAATTATGGGGCGGGAAAGCCAGAGCGTATTTTGCAGGGAATTAAGGTAAGTGCGTTGATGATGCTTACGTATGCCGCCGCTACATGGATGATCTTGATGCTGGGGTCTCGTTGGCTGGCCTTGTTGTTTGTGGCTCCATCTGAGGTCGAGATACTGGACTATACGGAGCAGTTTTTGCATATTTCTTGCTGGTTCTTCCCGGCTGTCGGGCTACTGTGTATCTTGCGTTATGCGATACAAGGGGTAGGTTTCAGCAACCTTGCGATGCTCTCGGGTGTTTCAGAGATGATCGCACGTATCTTGGTGAGCTTGTATGCGGTTCCCGCTTTTGGGTTCTTAGGCGTTTGCTTCGGTGATCCGTTGGCTTGGGTCGCCGCTGACTTATTCTTGATACCTGCGTTTTTGTATGTTTATAAAAAGATAAAGAAAAGATTAGATGATGAGAAAGTATCGGTGTCCGCAGTGTGA
- a CDS encoding GH92 family glycosyl hydrolase: protein MKTSFFKQGFLAIGIACCMQLSAVENPVDYVNTLVGTQSKYELSTGNTYPATAMPWGMNFWTPQTGEMGNGWTYRYDADKIRGFKQTHQPSPWMNDYGQFSIMPTTEGLVFDEEKRASWFSHKGEVATPYYYKVYLADHDVTTELVPTERAAKFRFTFPETKKAYIVIDAFDKGSYIKVLPAERKIIGYSTKNTGGVPRNFKNYFVIQFDKPFTFSSTVKNGAIQLDESEVKTNHAGAIIGFETKAGEVVHANVASSFISTEQAELNLREVGDTGFDQLVTKGKEIWNRELGKIEVEDTNIDNLRTFYSCLYRSLLFPRSFYEIDAKGQVMHYSPYNGEVLPGYMFTDTGFWDTFRCLFPFLNLMYPEMNQKMQEGLVNAYKESGFLPEWASPGHRDCMVGNNSASVVADAYIKGLRGYDIETLWEALKHDANSQLPRTASGRVAYEEYNKLGYVPNNIGIGQNVARTLEYAYNDWTIYTLGKKLGKPASEIDIFKQRANNYKNVYDPKYKLMVGRSDKGEFNPTFKGTDWSRDFCEGNSWHWSFCVFHDPQGLIDLMGGKKEFNHMMDSVFKMPSRLGMDSRGMIHEMREMQVMNMGQYAHGNQPIQHMVYLYNYSGEPWKAQYWVREIMHKLYTAEADGYCGDEDNGQTSAWYVFSALGFYTVCPGTDQYVLGTPLFKSVKLHLDNGKQVLIQADKADRENRYIKGMKVNGKTYTRNFLTHEQLLGGAKIQYQMSDTPNKQRGTQDSDRPYSFSLE from the coding sequence ATGAAAACATCTTTTTTCAAGCAAGGGTTCTTAGCGATAGGGATAGCCTGCTGCATGCAGCTTTCCGCCGTGGAGAATCCTGTAGACTACGTGAATACGTTAGTCGGTACCCAATCCAAGTACGAATTATCTACCGGAAATACCTATCCGGCCACGGCCATGCCTTGGGGTATGAACTTCTGGACTCCCCAGACCGGCGAGATGGGCAACGGCTGGACCTATCGTTACGACGCGGATAAGATCCGGGGATTCAAGCAAACCCATCAACCGAGCCCGTGGATGAACGATTACGGGCAGTTCTCCATTATGCCTACTACCGAAGGCTTGGTCTTCGACGAGGAGAAACGGGCTAGCTGGTTCTCTCACAAAGGGGAAGTAGCTACACCTTATTATTATAAGGTCTATCTGGCCGATCATGACGTGACTACCGAGTTGGTTCCGACGGAACGTGCGGCTAAGTTCCGCTTTACATTCCCGGAAACCAAGAAAGCGTATATCGTCATCGACGCTTTCGATAAAGGCTCTTATATAAAGGTATTGCCTGCGGAACGTAAGATCATCGGTTATTCCACGAAGAACACGGGCGGTGTTCCCCGTAACTTCAAGAATTATTTCGTGATCCAATTCGATAAGCCATTCACGTTCTCCTCTACGGTTAAGAACGGGGCGATCCAGTTGGATGAGTCGGAGGTGAAGACAAACCATGCCGGCGCTATCATCGGTTTTGAGACAAAGGCCGGCGAGGTGGTGCATGCCAATGTGGCTTCTTCTTTCATCAGCACCGAGCAGGCCGAGTTAAACTTGCGTGAGGTGGGAGATACTGGTTTCGATCAGCTAGTGACCAAAGGGAAGGAAATCTGGAACCGGGAATTAGGTAAGATCGAGGTAGAGGATACGAACATCGATAACTTGCGTACTTTCTATTCTTGCTTGTATCGTTCCTTGCTTTTCCCCCGTAGCTTCTATGAGATCGATGCCAAAGGGCAAGTCATGCATTATAGCCCTTATAACGGTGAGGTCTTGCCGGGCTATATGTTTACCGATACCGGTTTCTGGGATACATTCCGCTGTCTTTTCCCCTTCTTGAACCTGATGTATCCGGAGATGAACCAAAAGATGCAGGAAGGTTTGGTGAACGCTTATAAAGAGAGCGGTTTCTTGCCGGAATGGGCAAGTCCGGGCCACCGGGATTGCATGGTCGGCAATAACTCCGCTTCCGTGGTAGCTGACGCTTATATCAAAGGCTTGAGAGGATACGATATCGAGACGCTTTGGGAAGCCTTGAAGCATGACGCGAATAGCCAACTGCCGAGAACGGCTTCCGGTCGTGTCGCTTACGAGGAGTATAATAAACTGGGTTATGTACCGAATAATATCGGTATCGGACAAAACGTGGCTCGTACCTTGGAATATGCTTATAATGACTGGACGATTTATACCTTGGGCAAAAAACTTGGCAAGCCGGCAAGCGAGATCGATATCTTCAAGCAACGGGCTAACAACTATAAGAATGTGTACGACCCAAAATATAAGTTGATGGTCGGACGCTCTGATAAGGGCGAGTTCAATCCGACTTTTAAAGGTACGGACTGGAGCCGTGATTTCTGCGAGGGAAACAGCTGGCATTGGAGTTTCTGTGTTTTCCACGACCCGCAAGGCCTGATCGACTTAATGGGAGGAAAGAAGGAATTCAATCATATGATGGATTCCGTCTTCAAGATGCCTAGTCGTTTGGGTATGGATAGCCGCGGTATGATCCATGAGATGCGTGAGATGCAAGTAATGAACATGGGACAATACGCCCATGGCAACCAACCCATCCAGCATATGGTGTATCTATACAACTATTCCGGCGAGCCTTGGAAAGCCCAATACTGGGTGCGCGAGATCATGCATAAGCTCTATACCGCTGAGGCGGATGGTTATTGCGGCGATGAGGATAACGGACAGACTTCCGCATGGTATGTATTCTCTGCCTTAGGCTTCTATACCGTATGTCCGGGTACCGACCAATATGTATTAGGTACCCCTTTGTTCAAATCCGTAAAACTCCATCTGGATAACGGAAAGCAGGTGTTGATCCAAGCGGACAAGGCTGATCGGGAGAACCGTTACATCAAGGGTATGAAAGTAAACGGCAAGACATATACCCGCAATTTCTTGACACACGAGCAGTTGCTAGGTGGTGCGAAAATTCAATACCAAATGAGCGATACCCCTAATAAACAGCGAGGTACTCAGGATAGTGATCGCCCCTATTCTTTCTCGTTGGAATAA
- a CDS encoding acyltransferase: MSYQAHETAVIDAGCEIGEGTHIWHFSHIMTGCVIGRACNIGQNVVVSPGVVLGNNVKVQNNVSIYTGVICEDDVFLGPSCVFTNVTNPRSAISRKDQYKETVIGKGASIGANATIICGHTVGRYAMIGAGAVVTKDVPAYALVVGNPSRQIGWVSEYGHRLVFDSEGFATCPESGQRYRLHNHQVVETGRAPSPTD; encoded by the coding sequence ATGAGTTATCAAGCGCACGAGACAGCGGTAATCGATGCCGGTTGTGAGATCGGGGAAGGAACCCATATCTGGCATTTTTCCCATATCATGACGGGATGCGTGATTGGCAGGGCGTGTAATATCGGCCAGAATGTAGTCGTATCGCCGGGCGTGGTCTTAGGGAATAACGTGAAGGTACAGAACAATGTGTCTATTTATACGGGGGTGATTTGCGAGGATGATGTGTTCTTGGGGCCTAGTTGCGTGTTTACAAATGTAACCAATCCGCGTAGCGCTATCTCTCGGAAAGACCAGTATAAGGAGACGGTGATTGGCAAGGGGGCCTCGATCGGAGCTAACGCTACGATTATTTGTGGACATACGGTCGGGCGGTATGCCATGATCGGTGCCGGGGCGGTGGTAACGAAGGATGTTCCGGCTTATGCGCTGGTCGTAGGAAATCCATCCCGCCAGATCGGTTGGGTAAGCGAGTACGGCCATCGCCTTGTATTTGACTCCGAAGGATTCGCTACTTGTCCGGAAAGCGGCCAACGTTACCGCCTACACAATCACCAAGTTGTAGAGACGGGGCGTGCCCCGTCTCCCACAGACTGA